The Triticum aestivum cultivar Chinese Spring chromosome 5A, IWGSC CS RefSeq v2.1, whole genome shotgun sequence genomic sequence gacctagcctagtggcgttccagtccaattcggcgcgcgccgctccgtcgctgacgtctgaagtgcttcggctgataccgcgacgtcgggatacccataactactcccacgtagatggttagtgcgtataggctcgtagccaactcagatcaaataccaagatcttgttaagcgtgttaagtatccgcgaacgccgaacagggccaggcccacctgtctcctaggtggtctcaacctgccctgccgctccgccacaaagtaacagtcaggggccgtcgggaactcaggcccaccactacctggatggagccacctgccccttcagcccccatctccaaacagtatcaccagtaatgtaacagtgtaaaatatatagtatatgcccgtgatcacctcccgaagtgatcacagcccagtagtatagcatggcagacggacaagagtgtagggtcactgatggaacactagcatcctatactaagcatttaggattgcgggtaaggtatcaatgactgtagcagcaatgacaggctatgcatcagaataggattaacagaaagcagtaacatgctacactactctaatgcaagcagtatagaagagaataggcgatatctggtgatcaagggggggggcttgcctggttgctccggcaagagagaggggtcgtcaactccgtagtcgaactggtcagcagcagcgtcggtctcgtagtctaccggagagaagagggggaagaaataatgaatacagagcaaacaaagcatcacaaaatataacaaggcaatacgcggtgttcggtgtgccctaacgcggtagtaggtgataccggtgaaggggggaaaacatccgggaaagtattcccggggttccgtgttttcggacagatgaaccagagggggaaagttgcgtgtttgatatgttaggggtgtgtggtggacgaacaggctgcgtatccgggttcgtctcgtcgttctgagcaactttcatgttgaaaatattttaatccgagttacgggttaaaagatatgattttctaaagattttattaatttctggaatttaattagttatttaaattaattcaaaaatggaataatgacatcagcatgatgtcatgctgacatcagcagtcaacagagttgactggtcaactgacgtgtgggtcccgttcgtcattgactgtttagtcgaTTTAGGGTTTAACTAACTTAATTACTATTtatttaaactaactagttaattagactaattaaatagggttaattaacttattaattcactaattaattacttattaattttattaatattattttaaattcttttaattctattttttttaaatatgttctgtgggcggggcccatatgtcataggccctagggggcCATAGCGGTTTTGGGCGCGGGTGCGGGCACGCGCCCatcagggccaccaggggggcgccGGCGATAGCAGGGCACGGCGAGGCGGGCCGCCGAAGGCGACAACGGTGAGGCCACGGCGGGACGGCGCCAGGGCGCGGCAGCAGAGGCGAGGACGCGGGGAGCAAgggagagggcgaggcagagaggccTCAGCGGGGCGAGGCGCTGGGCGCGGCCAGCGCACGGACGATGCCGCGGTCGTGAGTGTGTGCGCGAGActgaaggaggagaggaggaggcggaggctcacAGCGAGATGCAGGGAtcggggcagtggggcgcggggaggagacggAGAAGTCAGCGACGCGGTGACGAggtgcaggccggcgaggaggaggaggcagaccggtgaggacgtccggcgaggtccaggcggcggcgtgCGCGGTCGATCTAGGCGGCGGGGTCGTTGAGGCCgttcggggaggaggtcgaggacggccgGGCGACGAGGAGACGAGCAGTTGCGGCGAGGGACGGCACCGACGTCGGTGTTGAGCGGCGGGGGCcgaggcggcgaggggcgccgggttcgttccccttcccgatccagatcgggatcgagaggTGGGGGAAGCAGACGAGGGGGAGACGGGGAAGCGAGGTCCGGCGAGGTGGTCCTCTAGGCGGCGTCGACAAGGTGGCTGCGACGGTGCGGCGATGGGGTCGGGGTCGCTCGACCCCAATCCAGTCGGGAGGGAGGGAGGAGTGAGTGGGGGGTCGTGGGGAACGATGGGGGGGAGTGGGGGTGacgctagggttcggtcgccccagggggtgCTGTAGGcaccagctgggccggcctggttggcccgatggcctgctgggccatggtccagcggggggggggtgtctcttctatttcttttttttgttctttgttagttttttttctgtttttatattttcttttcttttatttttttatttgtagtttcatttatctttagttttataaaatttacCCCTAGTGCCTAAATTTGTACTAATCAACAAACTATTGTGGGATTAATTATtgacccataataaaatagttttagcattctataaattcaataggcatttgtttaattgttttactACTGTTTTAATCGttctagagcctttaaacattttatcaaagtttggtttctccaccataattacttacgatttatttgacacaacccgaacattttagttttaatttttgaaaacttttgttgtttgcctgattttaaattgaattcaaatcggtttcgaactaatgcgagattaaccacagtaatcgaggtgacgtggcatcattagtggaggattactgtagcgtaactatccggcgTCACACCCGATCCTtgcccttcctccctcctcctcccccaacTCAGCTCGCCTCCTCCTAAGATTGACGGCCGGATTTGGGCGGGTATTTATAATTGGCAAATGAGCTCGCCTGATTCGGAATTCAGCTCGCCTACGCAAGCATCTTCGACCGATTCGGAATTCAGCTCCCCTGCGCGAGCATCGTCGACCGATTCGGAATTCAGCTCCCCTACGCGAGCATCTTTCGACCGATCCGCAATTTAGCTCGCTCGCGCCTTCCAGTGAGCAACGTTTTGCCATCGCCATTGTGCCTTCGATCATCATCTTCCTCTGTTTCTTCTTCTGCTCATTTCCTGTTCTTGTTTAATTGTTCAGCGGCAACCATGGGAAAGGAGAAGATGACCGGCCCAGATGTCGCCAAAATCGGGGTAAGAGCTATGTGTTAAGATGAGGGGGCCAATGCCCCCCCCCTCCCCGCCACTGGACCAATTTTATGAAAAACGAGGGCTTAGCCGTTTATTTTTGGGTCTTCCCCTTATTTATTTTATCAGATTAGGAAAACATGGGACGCCTTGTGGGTCTCCCACGACCAGGAGGCCTTGTGGGACTCCCACGACCAGGAGGGCAGCAGCGCAGTCCATCCGTCGTTGACGCTTCCGCCGTCGAAGTGTGTTGCAGTAGGTGAAGACGTAGTCGGTGTGAAGGTCACACATTGTACCCGTAAAAGATGTCTGGATTGCCATAAATTACAGGCAAAGCAACCCAATATCAGCTGTTTTTCTCATCCTTCAAGGTATCGGACGTTGCTTGCCACCGCCGCAGTGCGGCAGATGCCTTTCCATTCCCTTACTTGCCACCGCCATTGTCGGACTGCCTTGAATTCGAAGCAAGGGAGGGAATGGAAATGTTCAAAATTTGAAATTTGTTTAAAATGTTCAgaaaaatttgaaaagaaattAGAATTTCAActtttgtttaaattttcaaaaatgtttagaatttcaaaTTTGTTTAAATTTCTAAAATATGTTctgaatttcaaattttgtttaaattttcaaaaaagttcagaattccaaaatatgtttaaattttttaaaaatgttcagttcaaaattttatttaaaattttaaaaaacttttagaatttaaattttcaaaaaagtttatTATTCCAAAATttatttaaaatttcaaaaaatgtttagaatttcaaattttgtttaaattttcaacaaaaatcagaatttcaaattttgtttaaattttcaataaaaaatcagaatttcaaattttgtttaaattttcaatAAAAAATCAGAATTTCAAAATATATTTAAATTTTTGTTCACGCTTTTTTAATTTTGTTCACCATTCAAAAAGTATATTCGGAATTTAAAATTGTTCACCTTGTCTAAACAGATGCAGGCTGACAAACAAAGTCTCAGCTCAGCATGTCTTAGCACATACACCGCTGCCAAACAACAGCAAAATACATGGATTCAGCATGTCTACACTCAGCATGTATGAGAGGAGAACAACTAAGCTAGGTCCATACATCTTACCAAACACACCCTAATATTCTCCCCTAGGAGACTCAACTCTCAAGGGGGCAAGGAGGAGAGAGAAAGGGAAGGAAAATGAGGTGCAATTTCTTTTTCTTGGACTACTCCTTTAGCGTCATTTTGACAACATATAGGGAAAGAAATTTTGAGTTAAAATAAGGCTATAACTTCAAATAATTTGAACAAACTGAGTAGATACATAGAGATAAGTTCAAATAATTTGAACAAACACGAATAGATAGATAGAGATAAGTGGTACAGACAATCAAAAGGTGCCACGGTTTCACTAGGACGTCGACCCTAATACAACAGAGGTTCGAATTTGGGAAAGTCAAAATACAGGACACAACATACAAACATTTGAACTAGATGACAGTACAAACTCATCTTCTCATCAGTCGTCTATTACAAGTCTTACATACTTGAAGGTATATATGTGTTACAGGTACAAAACAATGCCGCCTATGATTCGGATGGGTAACCACATTACTCTACACAAACTCTGAAAATTCACATCGGAGCAATCAAGGGGAGGGAGGGGTACATAAAAATCAACTGTGGTGGGTTTCTTTGAATTGACACAGAATACATATTGATATACATGTCGCACTGTCCAGACACAGCTAGTCACACATACAACCAGACATCATTGATCAGCCGGTGATGATGCCCGCCAGGACATCGGTCTTCCCTCTTGCAAATATGGTGTACACCAGACGTATCGCATCTAGCCAGCCATCGAGAGACTCCCAGGTATCAGCAACCTGACACGGAGAAAACAGAGAGGTGGACAATTAGTTCGAAAACCAAGAACGCTTTCTAAGGCATCAGGTCAAGAGGAGTTCAAGAAGAGGAGGTGCATACCAAGAACACGGGCCCATGAGTTGTGTTTATACAAAGGCCGGCGCCAGGGGGCAGGGTCAGATCGGAGCACGTGGACACTGAAACTATGTCCGCGACGTCTACCTTGATAAACCTTTTGGCTTTCTCCACGAGCGCGTTTGCTTTGACAGGTGCGCTTTCGGAATCATTGACCTTAGATTTATGATTGCAAACTCAGTAGCATAAAACAAGATGGATCCTAGCAGTGATATGAATAGACACACAAGTAGGCTATGCGTTATCATCAGTAACACAACTACCTGCTGGAGTTCCATGTGGTTTAAGATGAACTGTGACCTCTCCCAATGTTTGTGTGGTGCAATGGGGTCGTCTGCCGGAGGAGCAGTCAAATATCCCACTTTCAAATATGGCAACGGTAGCTGCAAAGCATAGCAGCAAGGATGTCACAAAATCCATAATTACAAATTGCTGATTTTGACCAGAGATGGTCTGAACAAGACTGGGCCAACATATGCATAATTaccaaaaagaaaatagaaaacaagagGATGAATATTGTGCTCAGTGTTCGTACACTGAGGGCGCACTCACATATTTTACTGGAAAGGCACACTACAAGTTCAGAGTTTACATTCTGTAATTTGCTGAATCATCTTAACAAAAGGAGGCATTTCATGATTTGTCTGCTTCTATAGTTAGATTAGACTAGTTTTTATGTTCCACTTTGTGCACAGCAACATAATCAAGTCAATTGCATTTCAAATAAATGTGCATAACGTTTAGAACATGATGGATAACTCGCGGCTAGCTAAAGTAACTGAAATATTACAGCTGCCAACATACCATTGAGCGGACCAACCGTAGAGCACTGCGATAAACCTGAATTATGCAAAACAACAGCATTTCAGTAGGTGCTGACAACTGTTATGCCTAAATATCATTAATGAGTAACCCATAACTGGAAATTAAGTTCTAGACACATCATGCATATGACAACTATGGATTTGCTCATTTTAGAAAAGCCATAAGGTGGTATCAAAGCTCATGGGCTACTGAAAACTGGAAGCAATACAAATGGTAGACTGACGTACAACTACAAGTATAACAATCAGAAAGTACTGAAATGGGTGACGAATAAACAGTTGTACATCAACAAATATAACATTGTGTTAATTAAGATATTATAAGTTAGAATATTTGATGGCACGGGATGactgcattgcttaaaattacaaTGTCAACCCTCAAGCTTCCAGAAAGAACCAATAACGAAACTAGCAAGCATCACAGTGGCAAATGAAGAAATCCACATACCGAATAATTTGGCTTCAATGCATGAGCAGCTGCAACGTAAATAGCAGACTGACTATACAGATCATTAGGAGAGGTATCGGCCCCTCCAGACCTCGAGGTATCCTCTGCCAAGCCATACTGCAGCACAAAAAGGAAGCAAGAGGGCGTTGATTATTGTTACCACAGAGTTGCATAAGGTAACATGCATTCAAATTGAAGCGGTGCTGTTCACCGTTTCAGTCACTATCAAATAGACCAAGGAATCATACCAGGACAGTTCCAAGGTTGTAAATAGCCCGGTGGAAGTCAAACTGCAACTGGATGGCAGAACGAAACTGTGCCACAAAACAAAAGAAACTTAGTTTCAACACTTCGTTGAACAAACATTTTGTGATAAAAGCACTGCACAGAAGTAATGCTCAGAAGTAATTTCCGCAAAGATATAAAGTGCAACTACCTTACTTATAGCTGTTTTTATGATTGTTTGCTTGTCTTTAGCAGGAACAATCGCACTCAATTCCTGCATCACAAGTTTGTACCCTTGAAAATGAGTGAAAAGCAAAATGTATGGATGAAGAGTTAGTCATTTCTGATATTACAGTGCATAAGCTAATATACCTGCAGTCCAAGGCCCCAGTTGTTGAGAGCCTGCAATCAAAGAGACAGACATGAGGCATGAAGATTAATGGCCAATTACATAAATTTAGAGGATTTATAGAAAACGAGAAGAAATTAACTACTTCATGCGAGATCATGGCATTTGAATGTAAATGTCTTATTTCAGAGAACTGAACTGACATACTAAATGTAAAGCAATTTAACTTGATGTATCAAATATGAGAACTTTATGTAACTTGGGCATAAATGGATAGAATCATTTAAACAGTGTTCTCAGAAGAGGTCATCTGATGGAGATGTAAGCCATTGATGTTTTATCCAGAGGATGTATACAAAATCATACAGATTGACTGCTCAAACGCAACTGTACGGACTCTCACAATGTTTTCTCCAGTGCAACCTTATAACTGTGGTAGAGTGGAGTAATAGCTCAAAGAATATCTGTGTGATATCATATGTTTGGTGATGGTGTGCGTTTATGTTGCCAGTATTCTTGATGACTATTGCTCACACCATATTCCAATGGTTTCCTATGGTGAACTTTTACCACGTTATTTAACTCCAACACTTCAAAATCAGGAGAAGCATTTATTATTTGCCATAAATCAGTCAAGAGAGTCAGTACTCACCTGGGGGCTGTTCCAACTTAACTGGACGGCCTTGTCGTAGTTCCTTATAGCCTGAAAGGGAAGAAAACAACGAGTATCTAGTAACTCATCAAATCCAGCATTTGAACAATAtagtattatttttaaaaaaaggacagacccagtgcatagaagctcccacacaaggtggggtctggggagggattataggaacctagtcttacccctgcaaagtgcaatgcagagaggctggttttAATGTAGAAAAAAACGATCAAGCCATTTTTCGAATGTAATGGTAAAAAATCGGGAATGTTATCTACTAGTTAAGAAGCACACCCTTATTCTTAAGAAAGaataatatgcatgaagaaggAAATGGTAAGGGACTAAATTATATTTTGCTTCATGCTGGGAGTTGCAACTTGATTTCTAGACTACTACCATTTGACAGCGTAACTATGTAATCAAGATTTTTAAAATAAATATTATTAGATCGAAAGTTCAGTTAGCGACTTAAGAAAACAGCATTGCCCCTTTTCTACTGACAATCTGAACAACACCAAAACTAGAACAGTGGATGGGAACTTGAAATATAACAGAACGGGGGTCTAGAACAGTGGATAAAGAATTTGGAACATGGTTGGAAAagagaacaaaatttaaaaaatgtgacaatttttttgatcattttttactttctaaaaaatgaacattttttaaaatttgaacgAAATTTGAAATTTTGATCATTTTTGAAACTGTGAATATTATTTGGAAAagatgaatatttttgaaattaagaACATTATTATTAAAATGCAAAGAAATTTTCAAAACTGTGAACATTTTTGGAAAACAGAACATTATATTTGAAAGGcgcaaatatttttcaaatttgtgactTTTTTTTAGATAagtgtgatttttggaaaaagtaaagaaaaataaataacaaaaaggAAATCAAAAGAACAACAGAGAAAAGAAAACCGAAATGTCTTGTATGTTTTGCTACCtagaatgggccggcccaattaacTCTTCTGCTGCCCCCTCGTTTGCGTTTTTGGCGTCATTTTGACCGAAATTATGAATTAAGGGGTAACCCTTTCAAAAGTCACTCCCACCTTCAAGTGTCGCACTGCATATGGGCCACTTGAAGGAACCTAGGAGTTTTTCTTTTTAgtagattttttctttttgaaatgtGTTATCTCTTGAACCATGTGTCACATAATCACGAATCATTTTCTTGTTGGATTTGTCACATCGAGATATTC encodes the following:
- the LOC123105750 gene encoding protein HLB1, producing the protein MPDMEESTQPKPADPELPNGAGDPDESEPPSPAAAEAPAAAPAAEAAEEVAGVDEVLVRSEPPKGAGTNADGWRPYTMGELLGEAAAAGRSDFATDGNGAGSATPERSSQDSLQLSSHHDVAMDLINSVTGVDEEGRSRQRILTFAAKRYISAIERNPEDPDAYYNWALVLQESADNVDPNSDSSKDSLLEEACKKYAEATRLCPTLYDAYYNWAIAIADRAKMRGRTKEAEELWQQAIRNYDKAVQLSWNSPQALNNWGLGLQELSAIVPAKDKQTIIKTAISKFRSAIQLQFDFHRAIYNLGTVLYGLAEDTSRSGGADTSPNDLYSQSAIYVAAAHALKPNYSVYRSALRLVRSMLPLPYLKVGYLTAPPADDPIAPHKHWERSQFILNHMELQQVNDSESAPVKANALVEKAKRFIKVDVADIVSVSTCSDLTLPPGAGLCINTTHGPVFLVADTWESLDGWLDAIRLVYTIFARGKTDVLAGIITG